One part of the Bacteroidia bacterium genome encodes these proteins:
- the hisG gene encoding ATP phosphoribosyltransferase, with the protein METLKLAVQKSGRLSEKSLKFIKECGISYAWNKAKLKTQSYNFPLELLFLRDDDIPKYVADGVADIGIIGENVMLEKAKKVDLVERMGFSRCRLSVAVPQSANYNGITDLNGKKIATSYPNILQKHLEEQGVSADIHEISGSVEIAPSIGLADAVCDLVSTGSTLLSNGLKEVEVILRSEAVMIATPELSPAKQEILDKLLFRVKSALRAQNYKYILMNAPNSAIGKIANILPGMRSPTVTPLEEQGWSSVHTVVKEDDFWDVIENLRKVGAEGILVIPIEKMIL; encoded by the coding sequence ATGGAAACCTTAAAACTGGCGGTACAAAAATCAGGGAGATTGAGCGAAAAAAGTTTGAAGTTTATCAAAGAGTGCGGGATTTCCTATGCATGGAACAAAGCCAAACTAAAAACTCAATCCTACAATTTTCCCCTGGAACTGCTTTTCCTGCGGGATGATGATATCCCGAAATATGTGGCGGATGGTGTGGCAGATATAGGCATCATCGGAGAAAACGTGATGTTGGAGAAAGCAAAAAAAGTGGATCTGGTAGAGAGAATGGGATTTTCTCGTTGTAGACTTTCTGTAGCAGTTCCTCAATCAGCCAACTATAACGGAATCACTGATCTTAATGGTAAAAAGATCGCAACTTCCTATCCTAATATCCTGCAAAAGCATCTGGAAGAACAGGGAGTTTCTGCGGATATTCACGAAATCAGTGGCTCAGTTGAGATTGCTCCCAGCATCGGTTTGGCAGATGCCGTTTGTGATCTGGTATCTACCGGAAGTACCCTGCTGAGTAATGGACTGAAGGAAGTAGAAGTCATCTTGCGCTCAGAGGCAGTGATGATTGCCACTCCTGAGCTTTCACCCGCGAAGCAGGAGATTCTGGATAAACTCCTTTTTCGGGTTAAATCAGCGCTTCGAGCACAAAATTATAAATACATTTTGATGAATGCTCCCAATTCTGCCATCGGGAAAATAGCCAACATCCTGCCCGGGATGCGCAGCCCAACGGTAACTCCTTTGGAAGAGCAAGGTTGGAGTTCTGTGCACACAGTAGTTAAGGAAGATGATTTTTGGGACGTAATTGAGAATTTGAGGAAGGTCGGTGCCGAAGGCATACTGGTTATTCCTATCGAAAAAATGATTCTTTAG
- the topA gene encoding type I DNA topoisomerase yields MSKNLLIVESPAKAKTIEKYLGKEFTVKASYGHVRDLPKGDDAIDVENGFTPKYEVIPDKKTVIKELKDLIKKHETVWLATDEDREGEAISWHLANALKLDLDTTHRIVFNEITKPAITAAIENPRSINQDLVNAQQARRILDRIVGFQLSPILWRKIKTGLSAGRVQSVAVRIIVEREREIIAFKPTSTYKVSAVFTLSSGTKIKGVLAKKLATFDDAKAFLESCKGASYSISNLVKKPSKRNPSAPFTTSTLQQEASRKLSFSVAQTMRVAQTLYEAGRITYMRTDGVNLSEVAKEQAKEVILKSYGEEYSKPRQFKNKNKKAQEAHEAIRPTDLSLTEVSDMERNEQRLYELIWKRTLASQMSEAQLEKTTVDITVSSNDAIFVATGEVLKFDGFLKVYMESTDEDQEDEVEDEDSKVLPPLSIGEELGLFEMEALERYSRPAPRYTEASLVKKLEELGIGRPSTYAPTISTIQRRQYASKESREGVLRDLNKFILKEGDLSEEVVQERTGADKSKLFPTDLGIVVNDFLVKFFPEILDYKFTAKVEEQFDNIADGKQEWQKMLELFYKDFAPLAQDIAKNAERAGGERELGVDPKSGRKVIARLGKFGPMIQIGSQDDEEKPRYAKLRSNQRLETISIEEGLELFKLPRVLGEFEEQPVKANIGRFGPYVQLGGLFASLEEGDDPYTVLLDRAIELILKKREAEAKKVIKKFNDDAAILQGRWGPYIKIHGKNVKIPKDVEADNLTLEDCERLLEESKNKPKKKRASKKK; encoded by the coding sequence ATGAGCAAAAACTTATTGATAGTCGAATCACCGGCAAAAGCAAAAACCATTGAAAAGTATCTTGGCAAAGAGTTTACAGTCAAAGCCAGTTACGGACACGTAAGAGACTTGCCTAAGGGAGATGATGCCATTGACGTTGAAAATGGCTTCACCCCAAAGTACGAGGTAATCCCTGATAAGAAAACTGTTATCAAGGAATTAAAGGACCTTATCAAGAAACATGAAACGGTTTGGTTAGCAACGGATGAAGACCGGGAAGGAGAAGCGATTTCCTGGCACCTGGCTAACGCGCTAAAACTGGATCTTGATACAACCCATCGCATTGTATTCAATGAGATTACAAAGCCTGCTATTACAGCAGCTATAGAAAATCCCAGATCGATCAACCAGGATCTGGTAAATGCACAGCAAGCCCGTCGAATTCTCGATAGAATAGTTGGATTTCAACTTTCCCCTATTCTCTGGAGAAAGATCAAAACCGGACTTTCTGCAGGCCGTGTTCAATCGGTAGCAGTACGGATCATTGTTGAAAGGGAAAGAGAGATCATCGCTTTCAAACCTACAAGCACCTATAAGGTGAGTGCTGTATTTACCTTGAGTTCCGGAACCAAAATCAAAGGTGTTCTTGCTAAAAAACTAGCGACCTTTGATGATGCGAAAGCATTTCTGGAATCTTGCAAAGGTGCGAGCTATAGCATTAGCAATCTGGTTAAAAAGCCATCCAAGAGAAATCCCTCTGCTCCTTTTACTACTTCAACCCTCCAGCAGGAAGCAAGTAGAAAATTGAGCTTTTCTGTAGCTCAAACGATGAGAGTTGCCCAAACGCTCTACGAAGCGGGTCGCATCACCTATATGAGAACAGATGGGGTAAATCTTTCGGAGGTAGCCAAGGAGCAGGCAAAAGAAGTTATTCTCAAATCCTATGGAGAGGAATATAGCAAGCCTCGCCAGTTTAAGAATAAAAACAAAAAGGCACAGGAAGCTCACGAAGCTATTCGCCCAACAGATCTTTCCCTCACCGAAGTTTCAGATATGGAGCGCAATGAACAGCGTCTCTATGAATTGATCTGGAAAAGGACGCTTGCGTCTCAAATGTCTGAAGCGCAATTGGAAAAGACTACGGTTGATATCACAGTTTCAAGCAATGATGCCATTTTTGTTGCCACCGGAGAGGTCTTGAAGTTTGATGGCTTCCTAAAAGTTTACATGGAATCCACAGATGAGGATCAGGAAGATGAGGTAGAAGATGAAGACAGCAAGGTTCTTCCTCCCCTTTCTATTGGAGAAGAACTGGGTCTTTTTGAAATGGAAGCACTGGAAAGATATTCCAGACCTGCACCCAGATATACAGAGGCCAGCCTGGTTAAGAAATTGGAAGAGCTGGGAATCGGTAGACCTTCTACCTATGCTCCGACCATTTCAACTATTCAACGTAGGCAATACGCGAGCAAAGAGTCTCGTGAAGGAGTTCTTCGCGATCTCAATAAATTTATCCTGAAAGAGGGAGACTTAAGCGAAGAAGTAGTCCAGGAAAGGACTGGAGCTGACAAATCCAAACTCTTCCCTACAGATTTGGGAATTGTTGTGAACGACTTCCTGGTGAAGTTCTTCCCTGAAATTCTGGATTATAAATTTACCGCCAAAGTCGAGGAGCAATTTGACAATATTGCTGACGGAAAGCAGGAGTGGCAGAAAATGCTGGAGCTTTTCTATAAAGATTTTGCTCCCCTGGCACAGGATATTGCCAAGAATGCAGAAAGAGCAGGCGGAGAAAGAGAATTGGGAGTTGATCCCAAAAGCGGCAGGAAAGTAATCGCCAGACTCGGCAAATTTGGACCGATGATCCAGATTGGTAGTCAGGACGATGAAGAGAAGCCTCGTTATGCAAAGCTTCGCTCCAATCAGCGACTTGAAACCATCAGTATTGAAGAAGGCCTTGAACTTTTTAAACTCCCAAGAGTTTTGGGTGAGTTCGAAGAACAGCCTGTAAAGGCCAATATTGGTCGCTTTGGTCCATATGTACAGTTGGGTGGTTTATTTGCCTCTCTGGAAGAAGGAGACGACCCCTACACGGTCTTACTGGACAGAGCCATCGAACTTATTCTCAAGAAAAGAGAAGCAGAAGCCAAAAAAGTCATTAAGAAATTTAATGATGATGCGGCTATCCTGCAGGGAAGATGGGGCCCTTACATCAAGATCCATGGCAAAAATGTCAAGATTCCCAAGGATGTAGAAGCAGATAACCTTACCCTTGAGGATTGCGAACGTTTACTGGAAGAAAGTAAAAACAAGCCCAAAAAGAAGCGGGCGAGTAAAAAGAAATAA
- the hisD gene encoding histidinol dehydrogenase, with amino-acid sequence MQYIVNPAREDWAELLKRPVFEQKDLESRVQPILDAVKHKGDEALKEFSSKFDQVDLKDLKLSPAEIEEAIAKVPESLKAAIALARKNIERFHASQKEEIQVVETQPGIRCWRKSVPITKVGLYIPGGTAPLFSTILMLGVPAAIAGCKEIVLCTPPGKKGEVNPAILYTANLLGISSIFKVGGAQAVAAMAYGTESIPQVYKIFGPGNQYVTMAKQLIGKEGVAIDMPAGPSEVAVVIDESAHAGFVAADLLSQAEHGVDSQVLLVGNSQEKIEEIEKEVERQLSELPREEIARAAIANSKSIFLEEEEAIIDLINEYAPEHLILSVRNDEEMAEKIFNAGSVFLGHLTPESVGDYASGTNHTLPTNGFAKAYSGVSLDSFVKKITFQKLTEEGIKNLGPAVEEMAEAEELIAHKRAVSIRLASLKS; translated from the coding sequence ATGCAATATATAGTCAATCCCGCTAGAGAAGATTGGGCAGAATTATTGAAGAGACCCGTCTTCGAACAAAAAGACTTAGAATCACGAGTCCAACCTATTTTGGATGCAGTGAAGCATAAAGGAGATGAAGCCTTAAAAGAGTTTTCTTCCAAATTCGATCAGGTGGATTTGAAAGACTTGAAGCTGAGTCCTGCAGAAATAGAAGAAGCTATTGCAAAGGTGCCGGAAAGTCTCAAGGCAGCAATTGCTTTAGCCCGAAAAAATATCGAACGCTTTCACGCCAGTCAGAAAGAGGAAATACAGGTGGTTGAAACCCAGCCAGGAATCAGGTGCTGGAGAAAATCAGTGCCTATTACGAAAGTAGGACTTTACATTCCCGGAGGAACAGCTCCGCTCTTTTCGACCATCCTTATGCTGGGAGTACCTGCTGCAATAGCCGGCTGCAAAGAAATTGTCCTTTGTACCCCTCCCGGAAAAAAAGGAGAAGTCAATCCCGCTATTTTGTATACCGCCAATTTGCTGGGTATTTCTTCTATTTTCAAAGTGGGTGGTGCGCAGGCAGTAGCGGCCATGGCCTATGGGACAGAAAGTATTCCTCAGGTATATAAAATCTTTGGACCGGGGAACCAATACGTAACCATGGCCAAGCAATTGATTGGAAAGGAAGGAGTAGCAATAGATATGCCTGCAGGACCTTCTGAAGTTGCAGTAGTAATTGATGAAAGTGCTCATGCAGGATTTGTGGCTGCTGATCTGCTATCTCAAGCAGAACATGGAGTTGACAGTCAGGTACTTTTGGTCGGCAATTCTCAGGAAAAGATTGAGGAGATAGAAAAGGAAGTCGAAAGACAGCTTTCTGAACTTCCCAGAGAAGAAATTGCACGTGCCGCCATAGCCAATAGTAAAAGTATCTTTCTGGAAGAGGAGGAAGCCATCATTGATCTGATCAATGAATATGCGCCAGAACACCTCATCCTTTCAGTCAGGAATGATGAAGAAATGGCGGAGAAAATTTTTAATGCCGGATCCGTATTTCTCGGGCATCTGACCCCTGAAAGTGTAGGCGATTATGCTTCTGGAACCAATCACACCTTGCCGACCAATGGTTTTGCCAAAGCCTACAGTGGTGTTTCTCTGGATTCTTTCGTCAAAAAAATCACCTTTCAAAAACTCACAGAAGAAGGAATCAAAAACCTGGGACCAGCTGTGGAGGAAATGGCAGAAGCAGAAGAATTAATAGCTCACAAAAGAGCGGTATCTATCAGATTAGCAAGCCTGAAGTCATGA
- a CDS encoding UvrD-helicase domain-containing protein — translation MLSLYKSSAGSGKTHTLVLEYLKIVLARPEIYRSILAVTFTNKATDEMKGRIISSLSDLSTQSDEALLKNPMFLGLQEYFSTTDQKLAPNFSIRKNARKALSLILNDYSNFSVSTIESFFQRILRAFARELNIPLGYDVETKNSLVLDQLVDGILMDVGKKEKLRKILESFVDRNLEEEKTWNLEGYIREVGSEIFKEKYQALDNEREKSDPEEENYIEKTLDLANKIRAIRKRFEGGMEELGRQGQELMQSHGLSVEDFSYGKSGVANHFFKVQDNKLSVSKKYEPTKRALSAREDIEAWIPKKSDKQEQLRACVQGGLLDVLDNMIMLFENEYATYNTALQASMSIYSFGLLTELKERLTAYRKENGQLIISDTGLLLQKVIKDPYHAPFIYEKVGTRFQHFLLDEFQDTSNMQWRNMMPLLAEALAYDNFSMLVGDAKQSIYRWRNGNMDLLLNKVEKDIKSIVNQDVTTENLDNNWRTAREIVEFNNWLFLSAADYLAKDREDPAFGQMMLAAYGGVTQHPKKEKYPGYVSVEFLEDLSKRRDDPGPKWEEQAERRCMELIWSLGNEGFEPHEITLLVRNNIHGTRLATYLQRESAREAKPIKVVSADSLLIASDPKVQFLYALLQYLNYESNEVNSAALSYYYNLVVEGEASHHAVFLKSDEEILPEFEKYKKELRRKSIYECIERLCNLFSPLLDANAYIQGFKDAALSYAAENDPGISSFLEWWETEKNSRAIASAASRDAVQIMTIHKSKGLEFPIVILPYAEWEMPPKARGYLWVNPQKAPYQSFEFFPMKLSGQLESSWFKEEYQQEEQSSYLDNLNLLYVSLTRPKYRLYLLSKAPSIDKRSGQPKMPTDFKSISKLLYRILKEDPLDGLKEDEDFHFSYGQLMGREEIRSIEGSKESSLGKSLEMKRNEESIPNWNDMLRIRFSSNQFLNTEIRKRDEVINRGELLHEGLAFIEEKGDLDKAVRKLVLRGMLKEEEFEKAKAELQQIISNDKVKHWFEGAYEVKNEAEIILSNGKVFRPDRVMIKQKKAILVDYKSGKPNRKYQSQMQEYMQAVLDLGYTEIEGYIYYILRGDLEKIPFNPQLGLQL, via the coding sequence ATGTTAAGTCTTTATAAATCCTCCGCCGGCTCAGGGAAAACGCATACCTTGGTACTGGAGTACCTGAAAATAGTGCTGGCAAGACCCGAAATCTACCGCAGTATCCTAGCTGTCACCTTTACCAATAAGGCGACAGATGAAATGAAAGGAAGAATTATTTCTTCTCTTTCTGATCTTTCTACCCAATCCGATGAAGCCCTGCTGAAAAATCCCATGTTTTTGGGCTTGCAGGAATACTTCTCTACTACAGATCAAAAATTAGCTCCTAATTTTTCTATTCGGAAAAATGCACGTAAGGCACTGAGTCTCATCCTAAATGATTACTCGAACTTTTCCGTGAGTACCATAGAAAGTTTCTTTCAACGCATCCTTCGTGCCTTTGCCCGGGAACTAAATATTCCTCTGGGCTATGATGTAGAAACCAAAAATAGCCTGGTTCTGGATCAACTGGTGGATGGAATTCTCATGGATGTAGGGAAGAAGGAAAAGCTTAGAAAAATTCTGGAAAGCTTTGTAGATCGAAACCTGGAAGAAGAAAAAACCTGGAACCTGGAAGGTTATATTCGAGAAGTTGGTAGCGAGATTTTTAAGGAAAAATACCAGGCCCTCGATAATGAAAGAGAAAAGAGTGATCCCGAAGAGGAAAATTACATAGAAAAGACCCTGGACCTGGCGAATAAAATTCGTGCGATAAGAAAAAGGTTTGAAGGGGGAATGGAAGAATTGGGCAGACAGGGACAAGAGCTTATGCAGTCCCATGGGCTAAGTGTGGAAGATTTTTCCTATGGGAAATCTGGAGTAGCCAACCATTTTTTTAAAGTTCAGGATAATAAGCTCTCCGTCAGTAAAAAATATGAACCCACGAAACGAGCTCTCTCAGCCAGAGAGGATATAGAAGCCTGGATCCCCAAAAAATCAGATAAGCAGGAGCAATTACGAGCTTGTGTCCAGGGAGGTTTACTTGATGTACTGGATAATATGATCATGCTCTTTGAAAATGAGTATGCTACCTATAATACAGCCTTACAGGCCTCTATGAGTATCTATTCTTTTGGACTCCTCACAGAGTTGAAAGAAAGACTCACAGCTTACAGAAAAGAAAATGGCCAATTGATCATTTCAGATACAGGCCTGCTTTTGCAAAAAGTTATCAAAGATCCCTACCATGCTCCCTTTATTTATGAAAAAGTAGGGACTCGATTTCAGCATTTTCTCCTGGACGAATTTCAGGATACCTCCAATATGCAATGGCGGAATATGATGCCTCTTCTGGCAGAAGCTCTGGCATATGACAACTTTAGTATGCTGGTGGGAGATGCAAAACAATCGATATATAGATGGAGAAATGGCAATATGGACTTGCTCCTGAACAAAGTGGAGAAAGATATTAAATCCATTGTCAATCAGGACGTAACTACAGAGAATCTGGATAATAACTGGCGGACAGCTCGGGAGATCGTGGAGTTTAATAACTGGTTATTTCTTTCTGCGGCAGATTATCTGGCCAAAGACCGGGAAGATCCGGCTTTTGGGCAAATGATGCTGGCAGCTTATGGAGGAGTGACTCAGCATCCCAAAAAAGAAAAATATCCAGGCTATGTCTCCGTGGAATTTCTGGAAGACTTATCCAAAAGAAGAGATGATCCTGGTCCAAAGTGGGAAGAACAGGCCGAAAGGCGATGCATGGAACTGATTTGGTCTCTGGGGAATGAAGGCTTTGAGCCTCATGAGATCACCCTTTTGGTGCGCAATAATATCCACGGCACCCGACTGGCAACTTATCTGCAAAGAGAAAGTGCCAGAGAAGCTAAACCCATCAAGGTGGTTTCAGCAGACTCCCTCCTGATTGCCAGTGATCCCAAAGTTCAGTTTCTCTATGCCCTGCTTCAATACCTCAATTATGAATCTAATGAGGTGAATTCTGCAGCGCTTTCCTATTACTACAACCTGGTAGTAGAAGGAGAAGCTTCTCATCATGCCGTATTCCTCAAATCAGATGAGGAAATCCTGCCTGAATTTGAGAAGTACAAAAAGGAACTGAGAAGAAAATCCATATACGAATGCATAGAAAGGCTTTGTAACCTTTTCTCTCCCTTATTGGATGCCAATGCTTATATCCAGGGTTTCAAGGATGCAGCTTTGAGCTATGCAGCCGAAAATGATCCGGGGATAAGTTCCTTCCTCGAATGGTGGGAGACTGAAAAAAATAGCCGGGCCATCGCGAGTGCAGCTAGTAGAGATGCGGTCCAGATTATGACCATTCATAAATCTAAAGGCCTGGAATTTCCCATTGTTATCCTTCCTTATGCAGAATGGGAAATGCCTCCCAAAGCTCGGGGATATTTATGGGTAAACCCCCAAAAAGCTCCTTATCAAAGTTTTGAATTCTTTCCCATGAAGCTTTCGGGTCAATTGGAAAGCAGTTGGTTCAAGGAAGAGTATCAACAAGAGGAACAAAGTTCTTATTTGGATAATCTGAATTTGCTTTATGTTTCCTTGACTCGTCCCAAATACAGACTCTATCTTCTGAGTAAGGCTCCTTCCATTGACAAAAGAAGTGGACAGCCCAAAATGCCGACAGACTTCAAGAGTATTTCAAAACTATTATATCGAATTTTAAAAGAAGATCCCCTGGATGGATTAAAAGAAGATGAAGATTTCCATTTTAGTTACGGTCAACTAATGGGACGAGAGGAAATTCGCAGCATTGAAGGAAGCAAGGAATCTTCCTTAGGGAAATCCCTGGAGATGAAGCGAAATGAGGAAAGCATTCCCAATTGGAATGATATGCTTAGGATTCGCTTTAGCAGCAATCAATTTCTCAATACAGAAATCCGAAAACGAGACGAAGTCATCAATCGGGGAGAATTGCTTCACGAAGGTCTGGCATTTATAGAGGAAAAGGGCGATTTGGATAAAGCCGTTCGGAAACTGGTACTGAGAGGAATGCTAAAAGAAGAGGAATTTGAGAAAGCAAAAGCCGAATTGCAGCAAATCATCAGCAATGATAAAGTCAAACACTGGTTTGAGGGAGCCTATGAAGTGAAAAATGAAGCCGAGATTATTCTTTCCAATGGGAAAGTTTTTCGACCAGATCGCGTAATGATCAAACAAAAGAAAGCCATATTGGTTGACTACAAAAGCGGAAAGCCCAATCGGAAATACCAATCACAAATGCAGGAATATATGCAAGCCGTGCTTGATCTCGGATATACAGAAATAGAAGGTTATATCTATTACATCCTTCGGGGGGATTTGGAAAAAATTCCATTTAATCCTCAATTAGGTTTGCAATTGTAA
- a CDS encoding GNAT family N-acetyltransferase — MSKSGAKSIEVINANTDELFNSVFIIRTKVFVDESKVDQEDEYDGFDHLSNHYLAVVNGDPAGAARWRVTQTGDRIRLERIAVLKEFRRTGVGKALVEKMISDAPKGLEVFVHAQSTNQGFFKSMGFSSKGEEFEEAGIPHFEMILSKM, encoded by the coding sequence ATGTCCAAAAGCGGTGCCAAGTCCATCGAGGTAATTAACGCAAATACCGATGAGTTGTTCAATTCGGTATTTATTATCCGAACAAAAGTCTTTGTTGATGAATCAAAAGTTGATCAGGAAGACGAATATGATGGTTTCGATCATTTATCCAATCACTACCTGGCTGTGGTAAATGGAGATCCTGCGGGTGCTGCTCGTTGGAGAGTGACTCAAACTGGAGATCGAATCAGGCTCGAACGGATTGCTGTTCTCAAAGAGTTTCGAAGAACAGGAGTAGGAAAAGCCCTGGTCGAAAAAATGATTTCAGATGCCCCCAAAGGTCTGGAAGTCTTCGTACATGCTCAATCTACTAATCAGGGATTCTTCAAAAGTATGGGCTTTTCAAGTAAAGGAGAAGAATTTGAAGAAGCAGGAATTCCTCATTTTGAAATGATTCTATCCAAAATGTGA
- the hisB gene encoding bifunctional histidinol-phosphatase/imidazoleglycerol-phosphate dehydratase HisB, with translation MKKRILFLDRDGTLIKEPPEDYQVDSLEKLAYIPGVIREMVRITEGSDFVWVMITNQDGLGTEGFPEEGFWAAHNQMMALFEGEGIHFDEVIIDRTYKAEGKPTRKPGTALLTHYMDGSYDLENSFVVGDRPSDIQLAKNLGAKGILIGRSIDDQDDEWDLSELKKDTLVLETENWREIADFLLSAGRRASIHRKTKETDIKIELDLDGNGKTDNQTGIGFFDHMLDQLGKHSGINLKVSAKGDLHIDPHHTIEDTGIALGEAFFQALGDKRGINRYGCFNLPMDEALTEVAIDFSGRPWLVWAGEIKREKVGDFPVEMLEHFFKSFCDGAKCNLNVRMQGSNAHHMIEATFKGVAKAIKLAIRKEDGNNDLPTTKGML, from the coding sequence GTGAAAAAACGAATCTTATTTTTGGATCGGGATGGAACCCTGATCAAGGAACCGCCCGAAGATTATCAGGTCGATAGTCTTGAAAAACTGGCCTACATCCCAGGCGTAATTCGCGAGATGGTGCGGATCACTGAGGGATCAGATTTTGTCTGGGTCATGATCACCAATCAGGATGGATTGGGAACAGAAGGTTTTCCGGAGGAAGGATTCTGGGCCGCTCATAATCAGATGATGGCCCTTTTCGAAGGAGAGGGAATACACTTTGATGAAGTGATCATTGATCGCACCTATAAGGCCGAAGGAAAACCCACTCGCAAACCAGGCACAGCTTTGCTGACTCACTATATGGATGGAAGCTATGACTTGGAAAATTCCTTTGTCGTGGGCGATAGACCCAGTGATATCCAGTTGGCGAAAAATCTGGGGGCCAAAGGAATCCTGATTGGAAGAAGCATAGACGATCAGGATGATGAGTGGGATTTGTCTGAATTGAAAAAAGATACACTGGTCCTGGAAACGGAAAACTGGCGGGAGATTGCCGACTTTTTACTTTCAGCTGGGCGCCGGGCCAGCATTCACCGAAAAACCAAAGAGACCGATATCAAAATAGAACTGGATCTGGATGGAAATGGTAAAACGGATAACCAGACAGGCATAGGCTTTTTTGATCATATGCTGGATCAATTGGGGAAACATAGTGGAATCAATCTCAAAGTATCAGCCAAAGGTGATTTACATATCGATCCTCATCATACCATAGAAGATACAGGAATTGCGCTGGGAGAAGCCTTTTTTCAGGCTTTAGGAGATAAGAGAGGAATCAATCGCTATGGTTGTTTTAATCTTCCTATGGATGAAGCTTTGACAGAAGTTGCAATAGACTTTTCCGGTAGACCCTGGCTGGTCTGGGCAGGTGAAATCAAACGAGAGAAAGTAGGAGATTTTCCGGTTGAAATGCTGGAGCACTTCTTCAAATCATTTTGTGATGGAGCTAAATGTAATTTGAATGTTCGCATGCAGGGCAGCAATGCTCATCACATGATTGAAGCGACATTTAAAGGAGTAGCCAAGGCTATCAAGCTCGCAATACGGAAAGAGGATGGAAATAATGATTTGCCGACAACCAAAGGAATGTTGTAA
- the hisC gene encoding histidinol-phosphate transaminase, with amino-acid sequence MNPEIEKLVRKHVLTLKPYSSARDEYEGSDGVFLDANENPFGSVSGGSYNRYPDPYQRELKTKIAQLKGLREEQIFLGNGSDEIIDVLFRTFCEPAEDSVMTFPPTFGMYEASAGINQVEVLSVPLTSHYQLDLEGIKARIDEEVKIVFVCSPNNPTGNLIDRSLIEELLELSSGLVVVDEAYGDFAPEASSLNLLNKHVNLVVLQTFSKAWGMANLRLGMGFCHPDIISMMNKVKMPYNVNGLSQRMALEALDKVELRDEMVAKLLEERDYLKEELEKQALVEHIYPSDANFLLVKFDQADKRYKELIEEQVVVRNRSRVLLCEDCLRITVGTRAENEELLKSLRKLA; translated from the coding sequence ATGAATCCGGAAATAGAAAAATTAGTTCGCAAACATGTTTTGACACTCAAGCCATATTCTTCGGCAAGAGATGAATATGAAGGAAGTGATGGGGTCTTTTTAGATGCCAATGAAAATCCCTTTGGTTCGGTTTCAGGAGGAAGCTACAATCGCTACCCTGATCCCTACCAGCGAGAATTGAAAACCAAAATTGCCCAATTAAAAGGACTCCGGGAGGAGCAAATTTTTTTGGGTAATGGAAGTGATGAGATTATAGACGTCCTGTTCAGAACCTTTTGTGAGCCCGCAGAGGATAGCGTAATGACTTTTCCTCCTACCTTTGGTATGTATGAGGCTTCTGCCGGGATCAATCAGGTAGAAGTGCTCAGTGTGCCTCTTACTTCTCATTATCAATTGGATTTAGAGGGGATAAAAGCTCGGATAGATGAGGAAGTAAAGATTGTCTTTGTCTGTTCCCCCAATAATCCAACGGGCAATTTGATCGACAGATCCCTGATTGAGGAATTGCTGGAACTGTCAAGCGGTCTGGTAGTGGTAGACGAAGCCTATGGAGATTTTGCACCAGAAGCAAGCAGTCTGAATCTTTTGAATAAGCATGTGAACTTAGTGGTTCTCCAGACTTTTTCAAAAGCCTGGGGCATGGCCAACCTTCGTTTGGGCATGGGATTTTGCCATCCGGATATTATATCGATGATGAATAAAGTCAAAATGCCCTACAATGTGAATGGTTTAAGTCAGAGAATGGCCCTGGAGGCTCTGGATAAAGTGGAACTTAGGGATGAAATGGTCGCAAAACTTCTGGAGGAAAGAGACTATTTGAAAGAGGAATTGGAAAAGCAAGCTTTGGTAGAGCATATTTATCCAAGTGATGCTAACTTTCTGTTGGTAAAGTTTGATCAGGCAGATAAGCGCTACAAAGAACTCATAGAAGAACAAGTGGTAGTGAGAAATAGATCGAGGGTTTTGTTGTGCGAGGATTGCCTCAGGATCACGGTTGGAACGCGAGCAGAAAATGAAGAATTATTGAAAAGCCTCAGAAAATTGGCTTAA